From the genome of Bacteroides sp. MSB163, one region includes:
- a CDS encoding O-antigen polymerase, with amino-acid sequence MLALVLMLFLLTIFALVSSNCDPMAPFPLVCESFLLTSLIALSNVIGTPVDISFETSLFIVSALAAFALSFFLGSAYSTTIAGKQYSNYMVILRLPKKKITFIYLIFCVFILYLGIQNAMSTALSVSINADYSNMMEYNRAASVHGTIESRNMALTLVSFFVQVSGYFYSYFLIQKIVIGEEKVGTSLLQSKLEMIVILVSLLVSALGSGRTFMLQYICFVFIVAYYLNIFKSKRTRLSLNRLFSVIKRMFLAFVIFFTVFQTLGLLTGKTGKSSWDEMLFGYSGAAIIALDRSLEVYKPDSRFFGEETFFGFYGLLNACGMSVPNDIHFLPFVSVGKGKSTNIYTALRTYYYDFGLVGVYIIECLIGFFAGIAYHLLRKWGGHPIYLMLYSFLIYGIAMQGIGECLIRFVLSISQLVYIIIFSLLVLLYGKRTLFTQYEHRSVR; translated from the coding sequence ATGTTAGCATTAGTACTAATGCTTTTTTTATTGACTATTTTTGCACTTGTTTCATCTAATTGCGATCCTATGGCTCCATTTCCATTGGTATGTGAGTCTTTTCTTCTTACTTCTTTAATAGCTTTGTCTAATGTTATTGGTACTCCGGTTGACATAAGCTTTGAAACGTCCTTATTCATAGTAAGTGCGCTAGCAGCATTTGCCCTTTCGTTCTTTTTGGGTAGTGCTTATAGTACCACGATTGCAGGAAAACAGTATAGTAACTATATGGTGATTTTGCGCTTGCCTAAAAAGAAAATCACATTTATTTATCTTATATTTTGTGTTTTCATATTGTATTTGGGAATTCAAAATGCAATGAGTACAGCTCTTTCAGTTAGCATAAATGCTGATTATAGCAATATGATGGAATATAATAGGGCTGCTTCGGTTCATGGTACGATAGAGTCTAGAAATATGGCATTAACGCTTGTCTCATTTTTCGTTCAAGTAAGTGGTTACTTTTATTCCTATTTTTTGATTCAGAAAATTGTAATCGGAGAAGAAAAGGTCGGTACGTCACTGTTGCAGAGTAAATTGGAAATGATTGTTATTCTTGTTTCTTTGCTCGTTAGTGCATTGGGATCAGGACGTACCTTTATGCTTCAATATATTTGTTTTGTTTTTATTGTCGCTTATTACCTTAATATATTCAAAAGTAAAAGGACTCGATTGAGCTTAAATCGTCTTTTTAGTGTGATTAAAAGGATGTTTCTAGCATTTGTTATATTTTTTACAGTGTTCCAAACATTGGGCCTTTTGACAGGAAAAACTGGAAAATCCTCGTGGGATGAGATGCTTTTTGGGTATAGTGGAGCGGCCATAATAGCATTAGATCGGAGTCTTGAAGTATATAAACCTGATAGTAGGTTTTTTGGAGAGGAAACATTCTTTGGCTTTTATGGACTTTTAAATGCTTGCGGAATGTCTGTGCCCAATGATATTCATTTTTTGCCATTTGTTTCCGTAGGGAAAGGCAAATCGACTAATATTTATACAGCTCTTAGAACGTATTATTATGACTTTGGTTTAGTTGGTGTGTATATAATAGAGTGTCTAATCGGTTTTTTTGCTGGAATTGCTTATCATTTGTTACGGAAATGGGGCGGACACCCCATATATTTAATGCTTTATTCATTTCTAATTTATGGAATTGCTATGCAAGGAATAGGCGAATGTTTAATTCGTTTTGTTTTGAGTATTAGTCAGTTAGTCTATATTATAATCTTTTCTTTATTGGTGTTATTATACGGAAAACGAACATTATTCACTCAATATGAACATAGGTCAGTTAGGTAG
- a CDS encoding glycosyltransferase, producing the protein MRILHYLYGLNIGGVETTLTNLLPFLDSNEFQIDFCIQNSDITNIHLREMIDKRGGKIFVLPPFFKHPLEHKRQLGKLLDKGYDCIHIHANALLNTTPIIEAHSRNINIILHSRNTQNNVGGIIGKCLHYYNRYKIKNVPYKCFACGPEAGIWMHGNKAFEVIDNGVDSKTFVFPQKVFEELKTKLGIKAKIIGHVGRFVEAKNHVFILELFSRYFKLHGDVSLVLVGDGPLLEKMKEYASKLGISEQVHFLGSRSDVKCLLGIFDSFLFPSKFEGLPNAIVEAQAAGLRIVTSTVVTRAVDVTGNVRFLDLNAPLEDWIKAIDWSLQDYDREKARRKIENTKFDISLSADKLKAIYRQLKKGNRVC; encoded by the coding sequence ATGCGTATTTTACATTATTTATATGGTTTGAATATAGGAGGGGTTGAAACTACTCTGACGAATTTGCTTCCCTTTTTGGATTCAAACGAATTTCAAATAGATTTTTGTATACAAAATTCGGATATTACTAATATACATTTAAGGGAGATGATTGATAAACGTGGAGGTAAAATATTTGTTTTACCGCCTTTCTTCAAGCATCCACTTGAGCATAAAAGACAATTAGGAAAATTATTAGACAAAGGATACGACTGTATACATATTCATGCGAATGCCCTTTTGAATACGACACCAATTATTGAAGCGCATTCCAGAAATATAAATATCATCCTTCATTCAAGGAATACCCAAAATAATGTAGGGGGTATTATAGGAAAGTGTCTTCACTACTATAATCGTTATAAAATAAAGAATGTTCCCTATAAATGTTTTGCTTGCGGTCCCGAGGCAGGAATATGGATGCATGGGAACAAGGCATTTGAAGTTATAGACAACGGAGTTGATAGCAAAACATTTGTTTTTCCTCAAAAAGTATTTGAAGAATTAAAAACTAAATTGGGTATAAAAGCTAAGATAATTGGACATGTTGGCCGGTTTGTAGAGGCGAAAAATCACGTTTTTATATTAGAACTTTTCAGCCGATATTTTAAACTTCATGGTGATGTAAGTCTTGTTTTGGTGGGGGACGGGCCATTACTGGAAAAAATGAAAGAATATGCATCTAAGTTAGGTATATCGGAGCAAGTGCATTTTTTAGGGAGTCGAAGCGATGTCAAATGTCTTTTGGGTATTTTTGATAGTTTCTTATTTCCGTCAAAATTTGAAGGGCTTCCCAATGCGATTGTTGAGGCGCAAGCAGCTGGGCTTCGGATAGTTACATCTACTGTCGTAACGCGAGCCGTTGATGTGACAGGTAATGTCCGTTTTTTAGACTTAAACGCTCCATTGGAAGATTGGATAAAGGCAATAGACTGGTCATTGCAGGATTACGATCGTGAAAAAGCAAGGCGGAAAATTGAAAATACCAAGTTTGATATTAGTTTATCTGCTGATAAACTGAAGGCGATATATAGACAACTAAAAAAGGGAAATCGGGTATGTTAG
- a CDS encoding UDP-glucose/GDP-mannose dehydrogenase family protein, producing MKIAIVGTGYVGLVTGTCFSEMGIDVTCVDVQDSKIENLKKGIIPIYEPGLEDMVHRNYTAGRLKFTTDLKECLDDVEVMFSAVGTPPDEDGSADLKYVLEVARTIGCNMNKYVLVVTKSTVPVGTAQKVKSAIQEELDKRNVKIEFDVASNPEFLKEGDAVDDFMKPDRVVVGVESEKAKAIMERLYKPFMMNNYRLIFTDIPSAEMIKYAANSMLATRISFMNDIANLCELVGADVNMVRKGIGADSRIGSKFLYPGCGYGGSCFPKDVKALIKTAEKNGYPMRVLKAVEEVNERQKSILFDKLLKHYNGDLEGKQIALWGLAFKPETDDMREAPALVLIDRLIEAGASVKVYDPIAMDECKRRIGDKVVYATDMYDAVLDADALLLVTEWKEFRMPSWGVLKKTMRQAVVVDGRNIYEKREVMEVGIYYFCIGK from the coding sequence GGTTTGGTGACAGGTACCTGTTTTTCGGAAATGGGGATTGACGTGACTTGTGTGGATGTGCAGGACAGTAAGATAGAAAATCTGAAGAAAGGTATTATTCCCATTTATGAGCCGGGCTTGGAAGATATGGTTCATCGTAACTATACTGCGGGCCGTCTGAAATTTACAACGGACTTGAAGGAGTGTCTGGATGATGTAGAGGTTATGTTTAGTGCAGTTGGTACTCCTCCTGATGAGGATGGCAGTGCTGATTTGAAATATGTACTGGAAGTTGCGCGTACTATTGGATGCAATATGAATAAGTATGTACTGGTTGTAACTAAGAGTACGGTTCCTGTGGGTACCGCACAAAAGGTAAAGTCTGCCATTCAGGAAGAACTTGACAAGCGTAATGTAAAGATAGAGTTTGATGTGGCTTCCAATCCCGAGTTTCTGAAAGAAGGTGATGCGGTAGATGATTTTATGAAGCCCGACCGTGTGGTGGTAGGTGTGGAATCGGAAAAGGCCAAGGCTATAATGGAGCGTCTTTACAAGCCTTTTATGATGAATAATTATCGGTTGATATTTACTGATATTCCGAGTGCGGAAATGATAAAGTATGCTGCTAATTCTATGTTGGCTACACGGATTAGCTTTATGAATGATATCGCTAACCTCTGTGAGCTGGTTGGTGCTGATGTGAATATGGTTCGCAAAGGTATTGGTGCGGATAGTCGTATTGGCAGTAAATTTTTGTATCCCGGTTGTGGATATGGTGGCTCTTGTTTTCCGAAGGATGTGAAGGCGTTGATAAAGACTGCGGAAAAGAATGGTTATCCGATGCGTGTTTTGAAGGCTGTTGAAGAGGTGAATGAGAGACAAAAGAGTATTCTTTTTGATAAATTGCTGAAGCATTATAATGGAGACTTGGAAGGTAAGCAAATCGCTTTATGGGGTTTGGCTTTCAAGCCTGAAACGGATGATATGAGAGAGGCTCCGGCATTGGTTTTGATTGATAGGTTGATAGAGGCTGGTGCAAGCGTGAAGGTTTATGATCCGATTGCGATGGATGAATGTAAGCGTAGGATAGGGGATAAGGTTGTCTATGCTACGGATATGTATGATGCGGTATTGGATGCGGATGCGTTGCTGTTGGTGACGGAGTGGAAGGAGTTTAGGATGCCGAGTTGGGGGGTGTTGAAGAAGACGATGAGGCAGGCAGTGGTGGTTGATGGACGAAATATCTATGAAAAGAGAGAAGTGATGGAGGTTGGAATATATTATTTTTGTATAGGTAAATAG